One genomic region from Nymphalis io chromosome 18, ilAglIoxx1.1, whole genome shotgun sequence encodes:
- the LOC126775568 gene encoding alpha-tocopherol transfer protein-like, translated as METIAYHPLLEVQQEDVKKVRQFFDLDDINRIKQNLEAVEEWCKKQPHLVEAFQYLGTNMLERLWILSKGSVEGTKTKIDKFLTMRGMTPEISLNKSYEEFENILDCVLYVPLPKLCPTDQSRVMVTQIISGKWEHFSFLSYLRYCFMIGEYRLHYDYCLSERYIIDLSNVSAQLLTKLNPIILKKGEILCTEGYGTKIKGIHILNAPSFVDKFVFLIKQGLKEKVAKRLHVHSSYEELYKEIPKEILPKDYGGDGPSCASLAEQWKNIFKTEESKKIIEQCNKLVTDESKRSSVKFNEEYLGMPGSFRRLDVD; from the exons ATGGAGACAATTGCTTATCATCCACTCTTAGAAGTGCAGCAGGAAGATGTGAAGAAGGTTCGACAGTTTTTCGATTTAGATGATATTAATAGAATCAAACAGAACTTGGAGGCAGTCGAGGAGTGGTGTAAGAAGCAACCTCATTTGGTAGAAGCATTTCAATACTTAG GTACAAATATGCTGGAACGCTTATGGATTTTATCAAAGGGCTCCGTGGAAGGGACAAAAACTAAAATAGACAAATTCTTGACGATGAGAGGAATGACACCAGAAATAAGTCTGAACAAATCCTACGAAGAATTCGAGAATATTTTGGATTGCGT ATTGTACGTGCCATTGCCAAAACTGTGCCCTACAGATCAGTCTAGGGTCATGGTAACACAAATTATATCAGGAAAATGGGAGCACTTTAGTTTTTTATCATACTTGAGATATTGTTTTATG atcGGTGAATATAGATTGCATTATGACTACTGTTTATCTGAGAGGTATATAATCGATCTTAGCAATGTAAGCGCACAGCTACTTACAAAGCTTAATCCAATTATATTGAAGAAGGGAGAAATTTTATGCACG GAAGGCTATGGAACGAAGATCAAAGGGATTCATATATTGAATGCTCCTTCATTTgtagataaatttgtttttttaattaaacaaggaCTTAAAGAGAAAGTGGCGAAGAGACTACACGTTCATTCCTCATATGAGGAATTATATAAGGAGATTCCTAAGGAAATTCTCCCAAAAGACTACGGCGGTGATGGACCAAGTTGCGCTAGTTTAGCCG AACAATGGAAGAATATCTTCAAGACCGAAGAGTCGAAGAAAATAATCGAACAATGCAATAAACTAGTGACAGATGAATCAAAACGTAGTTCGGTTAAATTCAACGAAGAGTATTTGGGAATGCCTGGGTCATTTAGAAGATTAGACGTCGATTAG